The following proteins are encoded in a genomic region of Nicotiana sylvestris chromosome 4, ASM39365v2, whole genome shotgun sequence:
- the LOC138890257 gene encoding uncharacterized protein, with the protein MPHPVNFIIWNIRGGNNDAFRVNFREMIDTHKPSVVTLVETRMEIHVSLLNDFPFTQMIEVPTEGQSGGMVILWKSDVVTVKDFVRRNQEIHANIEVCPLNISWLFSSIYASTKVASRNNLWSNIEGIYEHYKGHWLLGGDFNDTFFMDDKFGGRRVNSRRSSRLWSSVNHCNLFDLVLKVVNIRGLIIVESLTN; encoded by the coding sequence ATGCCTCATCCAGTTAACTTCATCATTTGGAACATAAGGGGTGGTAATAACGATGCTTTTAGGGTAAACTTTAGAGAAATGATCGATACCCATAAACCCAGTGTTGTGACCTTAGTAGAGACTCGTATGGAAATCCATGTCTCTCTCCTTAATGACTTTCCCTTCACTCAAATGATTGAAGTCCCAACTGAGGGACAATCTGGAGGAATGGTCATTCTATGGAAATCAGATGTGGTTACAGTGAAGGACTTTGTGAGAAGGAACCAAGAGATACATGCCAATATTGAGGTATGTCCATTAAATATTTCTTGGCTTTTTTCATCTATTTATGCTAGTACTAAAGTAGCAAGTAGGAATAATCTTTGGAGTAATATTGAAGGAATTTATGAGCATTATAAAGGTCATTGGCTCTTGGGAGGTGATTTTAATGATACTTTTTTCATGGATGATAAATTTGGGGGTAGGAGAGTTAACAGTAGACGTAGTTCCCGTTTATGGTCTAGTGTTAATCATTGTAACCTTTTCGATTTGGTTTTAAAGGTTGTAAATATACGTGGTCTAATAATCGTAGAAAGTCTAACAAATTAA
- the LOC138890258 gene encoding uncharacterized protein: protein MHWERPPPNKIKLNIDGAFLKEKLHAGIGGVFRNSSGKWIMGFTKSCYTTCSLQAGLLALEQGLKLVVDMSFAAIEIESDSTDIIKMLIDENDSTNACLLNCRSLMHRLKSPVIRHNFREGNAVANCLAKEAVKNFKPDKCYHLACPPLFVKAILKKDMQGLCFGIKRLSTNICNSLVT, encoded by the coding sequence ATGCACTGGGAAAGACCTCCTCCAAACAAGATAAAACTTAACATTGATGGGGCATTCTTGAAAGAAAAGCTTCATGCAGGTATAGGAGGAGTTTTCAGAAACAGCTCTGGTAAATGGATCATGGGCTTCACAAAATCTTGCTATACAACATGCTCCTTGCAGGCTGGACTTTTAGCATTGGAGCAAGGATTAAAATTAGTTGTAGACATGTCATTTGCTGCTATAGAGATTGAATCAGATTCAACGGATATAATAAAGATGCTTATTGATGAGAATGATAGTACTAATGCATGTTTACTTAACTGCAGATCATTAATGCACCGGCTGAAATCCCCGGTGATCAGGCACAATTTTAGGGAAGGAAATGCAGTAGCAAATTGCCTAGCTAAGGAAGCAGTCAAGAATTTCAAGCCGGATAAATGTTATCACCTTGCGTGCCCACCTCTTTTTGTTAAAGCCATTTTGAAAAAGGACATGCAAGGCCTTTGTTTTGGAATTAAACGACTAAGTACTAATATTTGTAATAGTCTAGTAACTTAA